From Prosthecobacter dejongeii, the proteins below share one genomic window:
- the atpA gene encoding F0F1 ATP synthase subunit alpha yields the protein MSNILQEIESQIAGLKTAVTKSNVGVVREIGDGAAKIEGLSDVMLNEMIEFPGGLFGLALNLEETEVGCVLLGSSEGIKAGDEVKTTGRLLSVPVGKSLLGRVVSTLGEPLDGKGPIKGDAQYPVEKLAPGIITRKSVSVPVQTGIMSIDAMIPIGRGQRELIIGDRSTGKTTIAVDTIISQAQQNKAAEQGKLAGHKPLYCIYVAIGQKQSNVARVVKTLEDAGAMEYTVIVNASASDSAVNQYLAPYTGCAIGEWFMDQGQDALIVFDDLSKQAVAYRQVSLVLKRPSGREAYPGDVFYLHSRLLERSARVNENYGGGSLTALPIIETQAGDVSAYIPTNVISITDGQIFLETDLFYQGIRPAISVGLSVSRVGSAAQTKAIKKVSGTTKLDLAQFRELAAFAQFGSDLDAATKAKLDRGARIVELFKQQQYQPKSLPIMVISLYAMQKGYFDSVSVDRVKEFQAKLETYLTERKSELVEKLANEKALDNVEADIKTALEDFKTAWK from the coding sequence ATGAGCAACATCCTCCAGGAGATCGAATCCCAAATCGCCGGACTTAAGACGGCGGTCACCAAATCCAATGTCGGCGTGGTCCGCGAGATCGGTGACGGCGCAGCCAAGATCGAAGGTTTGAGCGATGTCATGCTCAACGAAATGATTGAGTTCCCCGGTGGTCTCTTTGGTTTGGCTCTGAACCTTGAAGAAACTGAAGTGGGTTGCGTGCTTTTGGGTTCTTCCGAAGGCATCAAGGCCGGCGACGAAGTCAAGACCACCGGCCGCCTTCTTTCGGTTCCAGTTGGTAAGAGTCTTCTGGGTCGTGTGGTCAGCACTTTGGGTGAGCCTCTCGATGGCAAAGGCCCGATCAAAGGCGATGCGCAGTATCCTGTTGAAAAACTTGCTCCTGGTATCATTACCCGTAAGTCGGTGTCTGTTCCAGTGCAGACGGGCATCATGTCCATTGACGCGATGATTCCGATTGGCCGCGGTCAGCGTGAGTTGATCATTGGTGACCGCTCCACGGGCAAGACGACCATTGCTGTGGACACCATTATCTCCCAGGCACAGCAGAACAAGGCAGCCGAACAAGGCAAGCTGGCAGGTCACAAGCCTCTGTATTGCATCTACGTCGCCATCGGCCAGAAGCAGTCCAACGTGGCTCGTGTCGTCAAGACTCTCGAAGATGCTGGTGCTATGGAATACACCGTTATCGTGAATGCTTCGGCTTCCGACAGCGCTGTTAACCAGTATCTTGCTCCCTACACGGGTTGCGCCATCGGCGAATGGTTCATGGATCAGGGCCAGGACGCTTTGATTGTTTTCGATGACCTTTCCAAGCAGGCTGTTGCTTATCGTCAGGTTTCCCTCGTTCTGAAGCGTCCTTCTGGTCGTGAAGCTTACCCTGGTGACGTGTTCTATCTCCACTCACGGTTGCTTGAGCGTTCTGCACGCGTGAACGAAAACTACGGTGGCGGTTCCCTAACAGCTCTTCCGATCATCGAAACCCAGGCTGGTGACGTTTCTGCCTACATCCCGACCAACGTGATTTCTATCACCGATGGTCAGATTTTCCTGGAAACCGACCTTTTCTATCAAGGCATTCGCCCTGCTATTTCGGTGGGCCTTTCCGTCTCTCGTGTCGGTTCTGCCGCTCAGACAAAAGCCATCAAGAAAGTGTCTGGTACCACAAAGCTTGACCTCGCTCAGTTCCGCGAATTGGCCGCTTTCGCTCAGTTCGGTTCAGACCTCGATGCTGCCACGAAGGCCAAGCTGGATCGTGGTGCTCGCATCGTGGAACTTTTCAAGCAGCAGCAGTATCAGCCAAAGAGCCTGCCAATCATGGTCATCAGTCTGTACGCTATGCAGAAGGGCTACTTCGATAGCGTATCTGTGGATCGCGTGAAGGAGTTCCAGGCTAAGTTGGAAACCTACCTCACTGAGCGTAAATCTGAATTGGTTGAAAAGCTCGCTAATGAAAAGGCTCTCGACAATGTCGAAGCTGACATCAAGACCGCTCTCGAAGACTTCAAGACCGCCTGGAAGTAA
- the atpG gene encoding ATP synthase F1 subunit gamma — MPSTRDIRRRIKSVKNTAQITKAMQLVAAAKMKKAQDQAANGRSYAELMNKILVSLKESAAEGVHPFFSEGSGNKTLVLVIATDKGLCGALNTNLLKKLVNSPIEGEVEYITIGRKASQGLGRLRKTLIADFPIKDPAKFVETRTVSKFIQEKFLTGEYKRVLVAFNNFINVVTQVPSIEQILPVNPVTLGGKRNFDETSKEVNPSDIPDYTFEPDAATVFQTVLPQYVNGTVYQMVLEARASEHSSRMVAMKNATDNAKQMLKDLSLEYNKLRQAAITNELLEITTAKMALE; from the coding sequence ATGCCCTCCACCCGCGACATTCGCCGCCGAATCAAATCGGTCAAAAACACGGCCCAGATCACCAAGGCCATGCAGCTCGTCGCGGCTGCGAAGATGAAGAAAGCACAGGATCAGGCCGCCAATGGTCGTTCTTATGCTGAGCTAATGAACAAGATTCTTGTGAGTTTGAAGGAAAGCGCCGCTGAAGGTGTGCATCCTTTTTTCAGCGAAGGCTCGGGCAACAAAACTTTGGTTCTTGTTATCGCGACCGATAAGGGGCTTTGCGGCGCTCTGAATACTAACTTGCTCAAGAAGCTGGTTAACAGTCCGATTGAAGGTGAAGTTGAATACATCACCATTGGTCGCAAAGCTTCACAGGGCCTCGGACGTCTTCGTAAAACTCTCATTGCAGACTTCCCGATCAAGGATCCTGCTAAGTTTGTTGAAACTCGCACGGTCTCCAAATTCATTCAGGAAAAATTCCTGACGGGTGAATACAAGCGTGTTTTGGTCGCTTTTAACAATTTCATCAATGTGGTCACTCAAGTGCCCTCGATTGAGCAGATCCTTCCTGTCAATCCCGTGACGTTGGGTGGTAAGCGTAATTTCGATGAAACTTCTAAAGAGGTAAATCCTTCAGACATTCCGGATTACACCTTTGAGCCGGATGCGGCCACTGTTTTCCAAACAGTGCTTCCTCAGTATGTTAACGGTACCGTTTATCAAATGGTCTTAGAAGCCCGTGCTTCCGAGCACAGCAGCCGAATGGTGGCGATGAAAAACGCGACCGACAATGCTAAGCAAATGCTTAAAGACCTCAGCCTCGAATATAACAAACTGCGCCAGGCTGCGATCACCAACGAACTTCTCGAAATCACCACCGCCAAAATGGCTCTTGAATAG
- the atpD gene encoding F0F1 ATP synthase subunit beta, whose protein sequence is MSNIGKIVQVIGPVVDVDFSATGKLPEIYNALEIKFDLGGKSARLVCEVQSHLGDGWVRSVAMSSTEGLKRGLDALDIGTPITVPVGEEVLGRIFNVTGDAIDDQAAPVTTKRYPIHRPAPALVDQNPSAQILETGIKVIDLICPFTKGGKVGAFGGAGVGKTVVIMELINNIAKGHGGYSVFAGVGERTREGNDLYHEMIESDVIKVKKNGHDIVRNAQGGYVSEPGSKVALVYGQMNEPPGARLRVALSALSMAEYFRDEKNQDVLLFVDNVFRFSQAGSEVSALLGRTPSAVGYQPTLAAEMGAMQERITSTKSGSITSFQAVYVPADDLTDPAPANTFAHLDSTVVLERSLAELGIYPAVDPLSSVSKALAPDIVGEEHYRVARGVQRVLQRYKDLQDIIAILGMDELSDEDKLIVFRARKLQRFLSQPFHVAEIFTGTKGEYVSVKDTVRGFAEILDGKHDDVPEANFYMKGGIDTVPKA, encoded by the coding sequence ATGAGCAACATCGGCAAAATCGTTCAAGTCATCGGTCCCGTGGTGGACGTGGATTTTTCAGCCACAGGAAAGCTGCCCGAGATCTACAACGCACTCGAGATCAAGTTTGATCTCGGCGGCAAATCAGCACGTCTGGTCTGCGAAGTGCAGAGCCACTTGGGTGATGGCTGGGTTCGTTCTGTGGCTATGTCTTCTACGGAAGGCCTGAAGCGCGGTCTTGATGCACTCGATATCGGCACTCCGATCACTGTTCCAGTGGGCGAAGAAGTGCTTGGTCGTATTTTCAACGTGACCGGTGATGCTATCGATGACCAGGCTGCTCCTGTTACCACGAAGCGTTATCCGATTCACCGCCCCGCTCCAGCTCTGGTGGACCAAAACCCTTCTGCTCAGATCCTTGAGACCGGCATCAAAGTGATCGACCTGATCTGCCCTTTCACCAAGGGTGGTAAAGTCGGCGCCTTTGGTGGTGCAGGTGTGGGTAAGACCGTGGTTATCATGGAGCTCATCAACAACATCGCTAAAGGCCACGGTGGTTATTCTGTGTTTGCCGGTGTGGGTGAGCGTACTCGTGAAGGTAACGACCTTTACCATGAAATGATCGAGTCTGACGTTATCAAGGTGAAAAAGAACGGTCATGATATCGTGCGCAATGCCCAAGGGGGTTACGTTAGCGAGCCAGGATCTAAAGTGGCTCTTGTTTATGGTCAGATGAATGAGCCTCCAGGTGCTCGTCTCCGCGTGGCTCTTTCGGCTCTCTCCATGGCTGAATACTTCCGTGATGAGAAGAATCAAGACGTGCTTCTCTTCGTGGACAACGTTTTCCGTTTCTCCCAAGCTGGCTCCGAAGTGTCCGCCCTTCTGGGGCGTACGCCTTCCGCCGTGGGTTACCAGCCAACGCTGGCTGCTGAAATGGGCGCTATGCAGGAGCGAATCACCTCCACCAAGAGTGGTTCCATCACCTCCTTCCAGGCCGTTTATGTTCCTGCGGATGACTTGACTGACCCAGCGCCGGCGAATACCTTCGCTCACCTTGACTCTACGGTGGTGCTTGAGCGCTCCCTGGCTGAGTTGGGTATCTACCCAGCTGTGGATCCTCTTTCTTCGGTGTCCAAGGCACTGGCCCCAGACATCGTGGGTGAAGAACACTACCGTGTTGCCCGTGGCGTCCAGCGCGTGCTTCAGCGCTACAAAGACCTTCAGGACATTATCGCCATTCTCGGGATGGACGAACTGTCTGACGAGGATAAGCTCATCGTGTTCCGCGCCCGTAAGCTTCAGCGTTTCCTGAGCCAGCCGTTCCATGTGGCTGAAATCTTCACTGGCACCAAGGGTGAATATGTTTCTGTTAAGGATACTGTTCGTGGCTTTGCCGAAATTCTTGATGGTAAGCACGACGATGTGCCAGAAGCCAACTTCTACATGAAGGGTGGTATCGACACTGTGCCGAAGGCGTAA
- the atpC gene encoding ATP synthase F1 subunit epsilon: MPLKLEIVTPEARIFSDEVDTVVLPGFEGEMGVLPSHAPLVTTLQVGELRYTKGGKTTELAVGEGLVEVTGSTTRVLTDMALSSDEIDEKAVEEAMERAKHSLESLKHGEQQEEVAAVMAMIQRSAAQLQLKRKRKSI, encoded by the coding sequence ATGCCTCTCAAACTCGAAATCGTTACCCCTGAAGCCCGCATCTTTTCGGATGAAGTGGACACTGTAGTGCTCCCGGGTTTTGAAGGTGAAATGGGGGTTCTTCCCTCACATGCTCCTCTGGTGACGACTCTCCAGGTTGGTGAACTTCGTTACACCAAAGGCGGTAAAACGACTGAATTGGCCGTCGGTGAGGGGCTTGTCGAAGTGACTGGTAGCACCACTCGTGTGTTGACTGACATGGCTCTCAGTAGCGATGAAATCGACGAGAAAGCTGTCGAGGAAGCTATGGAGCGTGCTAAGCACTCCCTCGAGAGCCTCAAGCATGGTGAACAGCAAGAAGAAGTAGCTGCTGTGATGGCGATGATTCAGCGCAGCGCTGCTCAGCTCCAGTTGAAACGGAAGCGCAAGTCTATCTAA
- the gluQRS gene encoding tRNA glutamyl-Q(34) synthetase GluQRS translates to MNTVTRFAPSPTGWLHLGHAYAAIFAEQKARQNLGRFLIRLEDIDGTRSRPEYETALFDDLQWLGLTWERPVLRQSDHAADYRLALDELARQELLYPCFCTRREIQEEIAQAPRAPHGPDGPLYPGTCRHLSHRESQSLIESGQPYALRLDIEKATYRIGHSLQWEDLGRGLQTANPALFGDVVLARKDTPASYHLAVVVDDARQGITLVTRGEDLFEATHLHRLLQELLHLPVPTWHHHRLVTDELGKRLAKRDHARSLRTLREEGWTPQKVRRVLNLEESAS, encoded by the coding sequence ATGAATACCGTCACTCGTTTCGCCCCCAGCCCCACGGGTTGGCTGCACCTCGGCCATGCGTATGCCGCCATTTTCGCCGAACAAAAAGCGCGGCAAAATCTAGGCCGGTTCCTCATTCGTTTGGAGGACATTGATGGTACTCGCTCTCGACCTGAATACGAGACCGCTTTATTTGATGACCTTCAGTGGTTAGGTCTTACTTGGGAAAGACCTGTCTTACGACAATCGGATCACGCTGCAGACTACCGCCTGGCTTTGGATGAACTCGCCAGACAGGAGCTGCTCTACCCCTGTTTTTGCACTCGGCGCGAGATCCAGGAAGAAATTGCCCAAGCCCCTCGCGCTCCCCACGGTCCTGATGGCCCCTTATATCCAGGAACCTGTCGCCATCTTTCTCACAGAGAAAGCCAGTCTCTTATTGAGTCAGGCCAACCTTACGCACTCCGTCTAGATATTGAAAAAGCCACTTATCGCATTGGCCATTCACTTCAGTGGGAAGATCTAGGCCGCGGCTTACAAACCGCAAACCCCGCCCTCTTTGGAGATGTCGTCTTAGCCCGCAAAGACACACCTGCTAGCTACCATTTGGCCGTGGTGGTGGACGATGCAAGGCAAGGCATTACCCTCGTCACCCGTGGAGAAGATCTTTTTGAAGCCACCCATCTTCACCGACTTCTTCAAGAACTCCTCCACCTGCCAGTTCCCACTTGGCATCATCACCGTTTAGTCACGGATGAACTCGGCAAGCGACTCGCGAAAAGAGACCACGCTCGCTCCTTGCGGACCCTGCGAGAAGAAGGCTGGACACCCCAAAAAGTGCGCCGAGTCTTAAACTTAGAAGAGTCTGCATCCTAG
- a CDS encoding type III secretion system chaperone family protein, whose amino-acid sequence MSALYAATLQTFKAQGWHYREVTGMEVLEADFEAHHTKVALHVQIYGEAHIATVVATASLQVAHTHRLQVSELLMRTNKELNLGNFELDWDSGAVMFRLTNIFPPHRYDERILATLVHTTIAETDRLTPFLGEICNTPKGELILLRVRDLMKREDLLPPAPTEEP is encoded by the coding sequence ATGTCCGCACTCTACGCCGCCACTCTCCAGACGTTCAAAGCTCAAGGCTGGCACTACCGCGAAGTCACAGGGATGGAAGTCCTTGAAGCAGATTTCGAAGCGCATCACACAAAAGTCGCTTTGCATGTGCAGATCTATGGAGAAGCCCACATCGCTACCGTCGTCGCCACAGCTTCACTCCAAGTCGCACACACACATCGCCTCCAAGTCTCTGAACTGCTGATGCGTACCAACAAAGAGCTCAACTTAGGCAACTTTGAACTCGATTGGGACAGCGGTGCAGTGATGTTTCGCCTCACCAATATTTTTCCACCTCATCGTTATGATGAGCGCATCCTAGCCACATTGGTGCATACCACCATTGCCGAAACGGATCGGCTCACACCCTTTTTGGGCGAAATTTGCAATACGCCTAAAGGCGAGCTGATCCTACTCCGAGTCCGAGACTTAATGAAACGTGAGGACCTCTTACCCCCTGCACCCACAGAGGAACCCTAA
- a CDS encoding alpha/beta hydrolase, producing the protein MKWLSSLALFSLTFTTFAVAVEPVTIRLWPHGAPEKEGFKIEPEAEIKKEKDDGVKRLGNVSDPTITIYQPEKPNGTAVLVCPGGGYGILAIEHEGTQVCDYLRTLGVTPVLLKYRVPRRDNEDPSRVPLQDTQRAMGILRHRAAEFGIQQDRIGILGFSAGGHLSIMAALQGGTRTYEQDAALDMANATPNFAIPVYPAYLVGKGNEFELLPEIKVTAKAPPMCLVHAHDDPHSAAGSALIYLEYKKNKLPCELHIYSSGGHGFGMKKSGLPVNDWLVRVGEWLPTLYPAKK; encoded by the coding sequence ATGAAATGGTTGTCTTCTCTCGCTCTGTTTTCACTGACGTTCACCACCTTCGCTGTCGCGGTTGAACCTGTAACGATTCGTTTGTGGCCCCACGGTGCCCCTGAAAAAGAAGGGTTTAAAATCGAACCAGAGGCGGAAATTAAAAAGGAAAAGGACGATGGAGTTAAACGTCTGGGGAATGTTTCAGATCCCACCATTACGATTTATCAGCCGGAAAAGCCGAATGGCACGGCTGTCTTGGTTTGTCCTGGTGGTGGATATGGCATTCTAGCCATTGAGCATGAAGGCACGCAGGTTTGTGACTATCTACGCACTCTGGGCGTGACACCCGTTCTGCTGAAGTATCGCGTCCCGCGTCGCGACAATGAGGATCCAAGCCGGGTGCCTTTGCAGGACACACAGCGGGCCATGGGTATTCTCAGGCACCGGGCTGCCGAGTTTGGTATTCAGCAGGATCGTATTGGCATTCTCGGATTTTCTGCGGGGGGGCACCTTTCCATCATGGCGGCGTTGCAGGGAGGCACGCGGACGTATGAGCAGGATGCTGCGCTGGATATGGCGAACGCGACGCCTAACTTTGCCATCCCTGTGTATCCTGCATACTTGGTCGGGAAGGGGAATGAGTTTGAGCTCCTACCTGAAATCAAAGTAACGGCTAAGGCACCCCCCATGTGCTTGGTCCACGCTCACGATGATCCACACAGTGCGGCTGGCAGTGCGCTGATTTACCTCGAATACAAAAAGAACAAGCTCCCCTGTGAACTGCACATTTACAGTTCTGGCGGACACGGATTCGGGATGAAGAAGAGTGGGTTGCCGGTAAACGACTGGCTTGTGCGAGTCGGTGAGTGGCTGCCGACGCTTTACCCAGCAAAGAAGTAA
- the rplI gene encoding 50S ribosomal protein L9, with protein sequence MANVQVILKEKIKNLGAEADVVQVKRGFARNFLVPQGKAYEATAGNLRNINHLKAARAEREAKELQEAEKTASKLKKLKLKLTLQTGQGGKAFGSITNMDIAKAVAESSAKVELDRHLIQLDKPIKSTGTFEIPVKLHADVSCFLKLTVLADSDAAAADSTEDSE encoded by the coding sequence ATGGCAAACGTTCAAGTAATACTCAAAGAGAAGATCAAAAACCTCGGTGCCGAGGCTGATGTCGTGCAAGTGAAGCGTGGTTTTGCACGCAATTTCCTCGTCCCACAGGGCAAGGCTTATGAAGCTACGGCTGGCAATCTTCGCAACATCAACCATCTGAAAGCCGCACGCGCTGAGCGTGAAGCTAAAGAACTGCAGGAAGCGGAGAAAACCGCCTCCAAGCTGAAGAAACTGAAGCTGAAGCTCACCCTTCAGACTGGCCAGGGCGGCAAAGCCTTTGGTTCCATCACCAACATGGACATCGCTAAAGCAGTAGCTGAAAGCTCTGCCAAGGTTGAACTCGACCGTCACCTCATCCAGCTCGACAAGCCCATCAAGAGCACAGGCACCTTTGAAATCCCAGTGAAGCTGCATGCAGATGTAAGCTGCTTCCTGAAGCTCACGGTGCTCGCTGATTCTGATGCAGCCGCTGCGGACTCGACTGAAGACAGCGAATAA
- a CDS encoding substrate-binding domain-containing protein gives MPASIPQRSSLVAETLRVLREAIASGRWQEELPGERRLCEEWHISRPTLRAALTALAADGWVTIAQGKPTRVCHPAGSSGPPPLPSPTLTVGLLSPEPLHAMPPFVLLWVDELRSQLASEGHLLQVHVGRAWSGGKNPARALQTLTTTVPAAAWVLYRSTEAMQQWFEQRQIPCVVVGSVFKGYSLPSVDRDHRAVCRHAVGLLAARGYQRLALVIQEPQFAGDRESEAGFGEGLHAAAARGVTGHIQRHDGSREGLLKALDRLLTAKQRPQALLIARTSSALTICTGLLQRGLRIPQDVALICRDDDIFLDETIPQIARYSVAADTFAKRIFRLVRQPGAKGETKVMPEFVKRESL, from the coding sequence ATGCCTGCAAGTATCCCCCAACGCTCCTCCCTGGTGGCTGAAACCCTGCGCGTGCTGCGCGAGGCCATCGCCAGTGGCCGCTGGCAAGAAGAACTGCCCGGCGAGCGCCGCCTCTGTGAAGAATGGCACATCAGTCGCCCCACCCTGCGTGCAGCACTCACAGCCCTCGCCGCAGACGGTTGGGTCACCATCGCTCAGGGCAAGCCAACCCGCGTTTGCCACCCAGCAGGCAGCTCTGGCCCTCCACCACTACCATCCCCTACCCTAACTGTGGGCCTTCTCAGTCCCGAGCCCCTGCATGCCATGCCCCCTTTTGTTCTGCTCTGGGTGGATGAATTGCGCAGCCAATTAGCCAGTGAGGGCCACCTTCTACAGGTGCATGTGGGGCGCGCCTGGTCAGGGGGTAAAAACCCCGCACGTGCCTTGCAAACACTCACCACTACCGTTCCAGCGGCTGCCTGGGTACTCTATCGCAGCACGGAGGCCATGCAGCAGTGGTTTGAGCAAAGGCAGATCCCCTGCGTGGTCGTAGGCTCTGTCTTCAAAGGGTATTCGCTTCCTTCGGTAGATCGCGACCACCGCGCCGTTTGCCGCCATGCCGTAGGTCTCCTGGCCGCTCGTGGGTATCAGCGGTTGGCCCTGGTGATCCAGGAACCCCAGTTTGCGGGTGATCGCGAAAGCGAAGCTGGCTTTGGGGAAGGCCTGCATGCCGCCGCTGCACGCGGTGTCACTGGGCATATACAACGGCACGATGGCAGCCGCGAGGGGCTTCTGAAAGCCCTGGATCGCCTGCTCACAGCCAAGCAAAGACCCCAGGCCTTGCTTATCGCCCGCACCTCCAGCGCCCTCACCATCTGCACTGGACTTCTACAGCGCGGCCTCCGCATTCCCCAAGACGTGGCACTCATCTGCCGTGATGACGACATCTTCCTGGACGAGACAATCCCCCAAATTGCCCGATACAGCGTAGCTGCCGATACCTTCGCTAAACGCATCTTTCGGCTCGTGCGGCAGCCCGGAGCCAAAGGCGAAACCAAGGTCATGCCGGAATTTGTCAAACGAGAATCATTGTGA
- a CDS encoding RraA family protein → MPISHADLLQLKRWNTPTIYNGWEQITKADVAAEAFNLEETRDFMPQMGPMVGFAVTVVIQPSDKSHREAHPNAWAEYRRYIASVPGPKIVIVQDLDKPRVIGSFWGEVNSNAHRALGCVGSIVDGAIRDVDEMTNAGFKALARRLCVGHAHVHPVRWGCDVEVFGRKIQPGQLIHADKHGFMALPFGDEDRLLEASRFMDANECETVIPAARGSVGLPLEQVIENLNAAGKQFGENVRRQFQREGEW, encoded by the coding sequence ATGCCCATCTCTCACGCAGACCTCTTGCAACTCAAGCGCTGGAACACACCGACCATTTACAATGGCTGGGAACAGATCACGAAAGCCGATGTGGCTGCGGAGGCTTTTAATCTGGAAGAAACTCGGGACTTCATGCCGCAGATGGGCCCCATGGTGGGGTTTGCCGTGACGGTGGTGATCCAGCCTTCGGACAAAAGTCATCGTGAAGCTCATCCGAACGCCTGGGCGGAGTACCGTCGCTACATTGCGAGTGTGCCGGGCCCGAAGATCGTGATCGTGCAGGATCTGGATAAACCTCGCGTCATTGGCTCCTTTTGGGGAGAGGTGAATAGCAATGCCCACCGGGCGCTGGGCTGTGTGGGCAGCATCGTGGATGGAGCCATTCGAGATGTGGATGAAATGACCAATGCGGGATTCAAGGCGCTCGCTCGCCGCCTTTGTGTAGGGCATGCGCATGTGCATCCGGTGCGCTGGGGTTGCGATGTGGAAGTTTTTGGTCGCAAGATTCAACCTGGGCAGTTAATCCATGCCGACAAACATGGGTTTATGGCACTGCCTTTTGGCGATGAGGATCGGCTTTTAGAAGCCTCCCGTTTCATGGATGCCAATGAGTGTGAGACGGTCATCCCTGCGGCCCGCGGCAGTGTGGGATTGCCACTGGAGCAGGTGATCGAAAACCTGAATGCGGCGGGGAAACAATTTGGGGAGAATGTGCGACGCCAATTCCAGCGTGAGGGAGAGTGGTGA
- the purN gene encoding phosphoribosylglycinamide formyltransferase — MPTDAEAYAPMTPAEVRALRDQLDAQGKKLVFTNGCFDLLHAGHVRYLNEARELGDAMVVALNSDESVRELKGPTRPINSENDRAEVMAALRAVDAVVVFGDKRATSLIETIQPHIYAKGGDYTVDSLNPEERAALDAAGTAIRILPLVPGRSTTATVQRMTHDGGAGRLRIGVLGSGEGSNLRAILAAITAGALQADISVALSDQADSKFLQIAREAGVPAIHVDGGANPRRFDDAAQKEIAEHLQRAQVDVVVLIGFMRILKEPTLSLYADRIVNVHPSLLPKHKGANAPQLAIEAGDTETGCTVHLVTAEIDAGRILAQATVPVLPGDTSEKLHARIKDQEHKLLPQVLAEWKK; from the coding sequence ATGCCTACTGACGCCGAAGCCTACGCTCCCATGACCCCTGCTGAAGTCCGCGCTTTGCGTGACCAACTCGATGCACAGGGGAAAAAACTGGTCTTTACCAATGGTTGCTTTGACCTCTTGCATGCTGGTCATGTGCGTTATTTGAATGAGGCGAGAGAGCTGGGCGATGCGATGGTGGTAGCTCTGAATTCAGATGAATCTGTGCGTGAATTGAAGGGGCCCACGCGCCCCATCAACAGCGAAAATGACCGGGCTGAAGTGATGGCTGCTCTGCGTGCTGTGGATGCGGTGGTGGTGTTTGGTGACAAGCGGGCTACGTCCCTCATCGAAACCATCCAGCCACACATCTATGCCAAAGGTGGCGACTACACGGTGGACTCTCTAAACCCGGAAGAACGGGCTGCGCTGGATGCGGCTGGCACGGCCATTCGCATCCTGCCGCTGGTGCCGGGGCGTTCGACAACGGCCACGGTCCAGCGGATGACCCATGATGGGGGCGCTGGGCGTCTGCGCATCGGCGTGCTGGGCTCCGGTGAAGGATCGAACCTGCGTGCGATTTTGGCGGCCATAACGGCGGGCGCTTTGCAGGCGGACATCAGTGTGGCTCTTTCGGATCAGGCCGATTCTAAGTTCCTTCAAATTGCCCGTGAAGCGGGCGTGCCTGCCATTCATGTGGACGGTGGGGCGAATCCGCGCCGATTTGATGATGCGGCGCAAAAGGAGATCGCCGAGCATCTGCAGCGTGCGCAAGTGGATGTGGTGGTGCTCATCGGTTTCATGCGCATTCTCAAGGAACCGACGCTGAGCCTGTATGCGGATCGCATTGTGAACGTGCATCCGTCTTTGCTACCTAAGCACAAGGGTGCGAATGCACCTCAACTGGCGATCGAAGCCGGGGATACGGAGACGGGCTGCACGGTGCACCTGGTGACGGCGGAGATTGATGCCGGTCGCATCCTGGCCCAGGCGACGGTGCCAGTCCTGCCTGGAGATACGTCGGAGAAACTGCATGCGCGTATCAAGGACCAGGAGCACAAGCTGCTGCCCCAGGTGCTGGCGGAGTGGAAGAAGTGA